In Raphanus sativus cultivar WK10039 chromosome 5, ASM80110v3, whole genome shotgun sequence, the following proteins share a genomic window:
- the LOC130494891 gene encoding uncharacterized protein LOC130494891, with amino-acid sequence MGAAKISYQELIQLENIFTPTDELYPYISWTGNCDEVDSITFLREDEVEDDRIKVLKRMIMANHDFSDHTWEYEETIVFSFGLDDKEVGSDQAGGSDDGEAGSYETGGSDDDFRTPKGSANIGSRATKGKKRLPDRGMEKRKQKVLHTRAQQAPFDEDMTEFVANLFQQNFAAMEQRLEKQMGERFEEIKSELKVLRRDSSVEVEPSTSKPPPSNPSPNKPASSNPQPSKPASSNPPRRSNRLDENFSQADDMDEPIGTQGLDGLSQASFVPDIDPSQTNNDKDASDWWTPMTTVRKLPKGGSKQENAAPTWAKWDRWCREPSRKLQLSDSPMADDGSPQASLYYFTEESWDRFTQWSMNPTALRIGPSVFNLTVAQRIVCAGKWLGNEEMDAMMYIWREKTSLRRWNIDRVAFMNAMFCLQVENEYQKCRDDKRGYVVPNLLLAYGRGELPSHGRTNKVWGVDVDRLYFPLFVNGNHWVSVCVNMIEKKVEVYDCGRGRNRQYVEKFATMIPRIVKAVGPSKSKLLLSSYSIVDMPMQTRLNKSCADCGAYALKHLECILLGLDISLVEDGIMPGCRQKIAYDIWEAAHDPILIQLMAQHIPSEFESSASYDLEED; translated from the exons ATGGGAGCTGCAaagatttcataccaggagctcATTCAGTTGGAGAACATCTTCACACCCACg GATGAGCTCTATCCATACATCTCGTGGACAGGCAATTGTGATGAAGTTGATAGTATAACTTTTCTGAGAGAAGATGAGGTGGAGGATGATAGAATCAAGGTTCTCAAGAGGATGATAATGGCTAACCATGACTTCAGTGATCATACTTGGGAGTATGAAGAGACAATAGTCTTTTCATTTGGGCTTGATGACAAAGAAGTTGGGAGCGATCAAGCAGGTGGGAGCGATGATGGTGAAGCTGGGAGCTATGAAACAGGTGGGAGCGATGATGATTTTCGAACTCCAAAAGGATCAGCAAACATAGGCTCCAGAGCTACAAAGGGAAAGAAGAGGCTTCCGGATCGTGGAATGGAAAAAAGGAAGCAGAAGGTTCTACATACTAGAGCACAACAGGCTCCGTTTGATGAAGATATGACGGAGTTTGTGGCAAACTTGTTTCAGCAGAATTTTGCTGCGATGGAGCAGAGGCTAGAGAAACAGATGGGTGAAAGGTTTGAGGAAATAAAGTCTGAGCTTAAAGTTCTACGTAGGGATTCAAGCGTGGAAGTTGAGCCATCTACGAGCAAGCCACCGCCTAGCAACCCATCGCCTAACAAGCCAGCGTCTAGCAACCCACAGCCTAGCAAGCCAGCGTCTAGCAACCCACCGAGGAGGTCCAACCGCTTG GATGAGAATTTCAGTCAAGCGGATGATATGGACGAACCAATAGGTACGCAAGGCCTTGATGGGCTTTCTCAAGCCTCGTTCGTACCCGATATTGATCCATCACAGACCAATAACGACAAGGATGCAAGTGATTGGTGGACTCCAATGACTACTGTCCGGAAACTACCAAAAGGGGGATCAAAGCAAGAAAATGCAGCTCCAACATGGGCAAAGTGGGATAGATGGTGTAGAGAACCAAGCAGGAAGCTTCAGCTTAGTGACTCACCAATGGCAGATGATGGTTCTCCACAGGCGTCACTGTATTATTTCACCGAAGAATCGTGGGATCGATTCACCCAATGGTCTATGAACCCAACAGCTTTGAGGATTGGTCCCTCTGTCTTTAATTTGACCGTCGCTCAGAGAATAGTTTGTGCTGGCAAATGGCTTGGAAACGAg GAAATGGATGCGATGATGTATATATGGCGAGAGAAGACATCTTTGAGGCGCTGGAATATAGACCGGGTTGCTTTCATGAACGCCATGTTCTGCCTCCAGGTCGAGAATGAATACCAGAAGTGTAGAGACGACAAAAGAGGCTACGTAGTACCCAATCTTCTTCTTGCTTACGGGAGAGGAGAGCTTCCATCTCATGGGCGGACTAATAAAGTCTGGGGTGTCGATGTCGATCGTCTCTACTTTCCTCTGTTTGTAAATG GTAATCATTGGGTCTCTGTATGCGTCAACATGATTGAGAAGAAAGTGGAAGTCTATGATTGCGGTCGGGGAAGGAATAGGCAATACGTAGAGAAGTTTGCTACTATGATTCCTAGAATTGTGAAGGCCGTGGGTCCATCTAAGAGCAAGCTACTCCTGTCATCATATTCGATTGTAGATATGCCTATGCAGACAAGGTTGAACAAGTCTTGTGCTGATTGCGGGGCATACGCACTCAAACACTTGGAGTGCATCCTTCTTGGTCTCGACATCAGTTTAGTGGAGGACGGAATAATGCCTGGTTGCCGACAGAAGATTGCTTATGATATATGGGAGGCTGCTCATGATCCCATTTTAATCCAGCTTATGGCACAACATATTCCTTCGGAGTTTGAGTCTTCTGCTTCTTATGACCTTGAAGAAGACTGa
- the LOC130494892 gene encoding uncharacterized protein At1g43920, Chloroplastic-like: protein MSSVGSSLNSSNRQTNERGIPTRCNCGKAVDRFTSNTVKNPGRLFHCCPMGSEKDKTHLFKWTDISVVEEIEDFRDLFDVLLVDNSEFHKSMTASETILKRHTSRVEEMEEAIARCEEKSMECIRELRVIKAVFVCCFVMVFMYLTFA from the exons ATGTCTTCGGTCGGTTCTTCTTTGAATTCAAGCAATCGACAAACCAACGAAAGAGGAATTCCGACAAGATGCAATTGCGGCAAGGCAGTGGATCGTTTCACTTCAAACACTGTCAAAAATCCGGGAAGATTGTTCCATTGTTGTCCGATGGGATCTGAGAAG GACAAAACACACTTGTTCAAATGGACTGATATATCAGTTGTTGAAGAAATTGAAGATTTTCGGGATCTGTTTGACGTGCTGCTCGTGGACAATTCAGAGTTTCATAAATCAATGACAGCTTCTGAGACCATCCTAAAACGCCATACGAGTAGAGTTGAAGAAATGGAAGAAGCAATTGCTCGTTGTGAAGAAAAGTCCATGGAATGCATTAGAGAGTTAAGGGTCATCAAAGCTGTGTTTGTGTGTTGTTTTGTTATGGTCTTCATGTACCTTACATTTGCATGA
- the LOC108858370 gene encoding uncharacterized protein LOC108858370: MVLIYVKSGVWMSNLSDKWSFLPDKQRRGRTVTLETTTSLEELKIMVCEDYGVDPNLVTVEFSYEMVNQRGNPPISMSNDRQEKERVKVDLNKEPCDSSNVEEGEVPDINLGDFAEASRERRDKRKNHVGVDGSGDAGLKSENYGDSEKKEKSEAGNPDFVKKDQLFRSKRVLKATMEIWAMKNNYDFIVTKSTKKWWSIRCKDNTCNWTVRAECVDGSTYFMINKCVGIHSCAPSKKSKFGKMASARTIGKLIQHRFDDASDGPKAKDIMQFMRMEHSCEITYWHAWKAREYAIAAVRGIPDESYAKIPSYLHMIKEANPGTHTHYETKKDGRFMYLFMSFGQSVRGFQSSMRKVIVVDGTFLKNKYKGVLLVATAVDGNSNLYPVAFGVVDSKNNESWEWFFRQLNVVIADSKDLAFVSDRNASIAKSIGTVYPRSKHGICIHHLLTNVVKFFSTKGFTALVEKASKAYRHCEFQEHFTEIVDISPALGRYLQEADVRKWARSLSPGSRYDIRTNNPAESINSVLRSPRQFPVIPLLDSIRELLTRWFYERRMLSSKHIDPLTVKVEKKIDMRIVKARGFQVLKVDNFRSLVKGDIYDCHVDLEARTCTCGKFDIGKIPCRHAIPAIYSRGMEVHRFTDSVYSTATWIDAYAESINPIPVPEAEWNIPDVVKLAKILPPDTRKSSGRPVKRRYETVEDKIRSSQGSTKKKKHKCSRCGMEGHKRGTCDFKISEKF, from the exons ATGGTTCTAATCTATGTAAAATCTGGTGTATGGATGTCAAATTTGAGTGACAAGTGGAGTTTCTTGCCAGACAAGCAAAGGCGTGGTCGAACAGTGACATTAGAAACAACTACTTCATTGGAGGAACTCAAGATCATGGTGTGTGAAGATTATGGGGTTGACCCTAATTTGGTTACTGTCGAGTTCAGTTATGAGATGGTGAATCAAAGAGGAAATCCGCCCATTAGTATGAGCAATGATCGACAA GAAAAGGAACGAGTCAAGGTCGATTTGAATAAGGAGCCGTGTGATTCAAGTAATGTTGAGGAAGGTGAAGTTCCTGACATAAATCTGGGAGATTTTGCAGAAGCATCAAGAGAGCGTCGTGATAAAAGGAAGAATCATGTCGGTGTAGATGGTTCCGGCGATGCTGGTTTAAAGAGTGAAAACTATGGAGATagtgaaaagaaagagaaatccGAAGCTGGGAACCCAGATTTCGTGAAGAAAGATCAACTTTTCCGAAGTAAACGTGTTCTAAAGGCAACAATGGAAATTTGGGCGATGAAGAATAATTATGATTTCATTGTTACCAAATCAACGAAAAAATGGTGGTCTATACGATGTAAGGATAACACGTGCAACTGGACTGTGCGTGCGGAATGTGTTGATGGTTCTACATATTTCATGATCAATAAATGTGTGGGTATACACTCATGTGCTCCTTCAAAGAAAAGCAAATTCGGAAAAATGGCGTCGGCAAGAACAATTGGGAAGCTGATACAACATCGATTTGATGATGCTAGTGATGGCCCCAAAGCAAAGGATATCATGCAGTTTATGAGGATGGAGCACAGCTGCGAGATTACTTATTGGCACGCTTGGAAAGCTCGTGAGTATGCAATTGCAGCTGTTAGAGGTATACCAGACGAAAGCTATGCAAAGATACCATCATATTTGCATATGATTAAAGAAGCTAATCCTGGTACACACACTCACTATGAAACTAAAAAGGATGGTAGATTCATGTATCTATTTATGTCCTTTGGGCAATCGGTTAGAGGATTTCAGAGTTCAATGCGCAAGGTGATTGTTGTTGATGGAacttttctgaaaaataaatacaaaggaGTTCTACTTGTTGCTACAGCTGTAGATGGTAACTCCAACTTGTATCCAGTTGCATTTGGAGTTGTTGATTCAAAGAATAACGAATCATGGGAGTGGTTCTTCCGACAGTTGAATGTGGTTATTGCTGATAGTAAAGACTTAGCTTTTGTGTCAGATAGAAATGCGTCAATTGCTAAATCGATTGGAACTGTCTACCCACGATCAAAACACGGAATTTGCATTCATCACTTGCTGACCAATGTGGTTAAATTCTTCAGTACAAAGGGGTTCACTGCCTTGGTCGAAAAGGCATCAAAGGCGTATAGGCATTGTGAATTTCAGGAACATTTCACCGAAATTGTTGATATCAGTCCGGCGCTTGGAAGATATCTACAGGAGGCTGATGTGAGAAAATGGGCTCGTTCTCTTTCCCCTGGATCTAGGTATGACATCAGGACCAATAACCCTGCCGAGTCGATTAATTCAGTTCTGAGATCACCTAGACAATTTCCAGTAATTCCTTTGCTAGATAGTATAAGAGAACTGTTGACCCGATGGTTCTACGAGCGTCGCATGTTAAGCTCCAAACATATTGATCCTTTAACCGTTAAGGTGgagaaaaagattgatatgagAATTGTCAAGGCTCGAGGGTTTCAGGTTCTCAAGGTTGACAACTTCAGATCACTTGTTAAAGGAGACATATATGATTGTCATGTTGATCTGGAAGCCAGAACATGCACATGTGGGAAGTTTGATATAGGAAAAATTCCATGCAGACACGCCATTCCTGCAATTTATTCTCGAG GTATGGAAGTACACCGGTTTACTGATAGCGTCTATAGCACTGCAACGTGGATAGATGCCTATGCGGAATCCATTAATCCCATACCAGTTCCAGAGGCTGAATGGAATATCCCTGATGTGGTTAAACTTGCGAAGATCTTACCACCAGACACAAGAAAGAGTTCTGGTAGACCAGTAAAGAGAAGGTATGAAACTGTAGAAGACAAGATTAGATCTTCTCAAGGATCgacaaagaagaaaaagcaTAAGTGCAGCCGGTGTGGTATGGAGGGACACAAGAGAGGAACatgtgattttaaaatttccGAAAAGTTCTGA